One part of the Nitrospinota bacterium genome encodes these proteins:
- a CDS encoding acyltransferase domain-containing protein has protein sequence MADKYEQTGLEPIAVVGMAMRYPGAATAEGFWANLRNGVESVRRFTDEQLAAAGVAPKLVKDPRYVKARAVLDGIDMFDASFFGFTELEARQTDPQHRLFLECAWEAMEDAGYDSTKYSGRIGVFGGCGFNSYLALNLSEGLDAGDPAGAYGLYIGNDKDFLSTRVAYKLNLTGPAVTVNSACSTSLVAVHLACQSLLSYQCDMALAGGSSVNARQMEGYLYEEGMILSPDGHCRAFDAKSSGIVPGSGTGIVALKRLEDALRDGDTVNAVILGSAVNNDGAVKAGYTAPSVDGQAKVISEAIAIAGVEPETISYVEAHGTGTPMGDPIEIAALTQAFGTGKKAYCAIGSVKTNIGHTDTAAGVAGLIKTALALKNREIPPSLNYTAPNPAIDFANGPFFVNARLRPWEALTGPRRAGVSSLGIGGTNAHVIMEQAPAQRDAGKSRKYYLAPMSAKTGKALETMQGAIAERLSANHVPIQDAAYTLGVGRRDFADRSAVVCAGADDAARKLKSGAVITGEAGSGARPVVFMFPGQGAQSANMARGLYETEPVFRYAMDECFAILSGVMDTDLKSILYPSPGMEAEAACQLTRTKYAQPALFAVCRSLAVVWRKWGVTPCCSIGHSVGEYVSAHLAGVFSLEDALKLVAARGRVIEKQPGGAMTAVFMDERDIAGIVNGEISIAAVNAQDVCVLSGPVAAVERIEAQFGSRSISFKRLHTSHAFHSAMMEPAVAEFEKIVRDMKLDAPRFAFISNVTGTWITKEDAVDPAYWSKHIRATVRFSGGVREIMKKYEDAAFLEAGPGRTLSGLVSRHGAKLSVACLPHPGEEVDDVEKALDALGRLWVNGARVDWQGFNEGREGCRVSLPKYPFEKRPYWAGGKASGHAKAALVKETDMSRWFYVPSWKRTPSSPKQEGTGDILVFTDREGSGAFLAARLAERGMRVTTVYGGEAYEAGDGHFTVRPDSPEDCRKLFGALGTVPGRIAHLWGMSAQSGEESVDDALGRGFYSLVNIVKQVESLGRKIEISVFTRDLWRVTGDENLRVNYSTVMGPVRSAWLENENISMRNIDFDSRTIHSKGFTTTALGEILSGSEDRVAAYRGRSRWVETFARLPLGPVDARPGWIRENGAYLVTGGLGAIGLAVAGRMAGVRGVKLILGGRGTLPPKSEWDGILAGRGGDQAARLGAFIAGTERRIKDAAGIRTIDMIEGFEERMNALCSSIVVDYLASCGVAVRKGSSTSAESVKATLGIIPKFEKFYLAFLRMLGEDSIIRVERGALTFLKDADEIPRSKEMSAKLRAAYPGFEGMLSILEHCGASYKDALSGKIEAISVLYPKGGAGLMESAVANTEKHTQHDTYISLLAETVAHLAAKQGGARILEFGGGNGAVTRKLVPLLRGMDVEYHFTDIGRAFTVAARNNAKKHGHDFMKFGELDISRDPASQGYEPGSFDVVFGLDVVHATPKIEETLRQVKKLLRPGGALLLVESTSFCRWFDMAWGLAEGWWYFNDTQYRAGSPLVRADKWELALARCGFTGAQAWPKEETERNTSGCAMITAFNGVADAREEGHGLIGKIQAVRRLESMGATVETLGADVADCARFAEALAAAEEVTGPVSGVIHAAGLEASGTICGAAAHNAAREFAPKIHGMITLDKYFAHRRLDFMVLFSSLSSVTGGAGQAGYAASNAYMDAYAQKRHASDGVTVSVNWDMWRGMGLARRLLDRMEKVAGGKLDAGMSGAQGVDAFERIMNGTCEPQVIVSTADIRQVIAKSKEMYSSLLDGAGGGAGRRPVNDNLDALSQTQRAVARIWMDTLGADVAGVSDNFIELGGDSLTAIRIVSRIRDEFGVEAPVRIVFERPTIGQFAGWIETAMGPSGGNVVVDELEEGEL, from the coding sequence ATGGCTGATAAGTACGAGCAGACGGGGCTTGAGCCTATCGCGGTGGTGGGGATGGCCATGCGCTATCCCGGCGCCGCCACAGCCGAAGGATTCTGGGCGAATCTGCGCAACGGGGTGGAGTCCGTCCGGCGTTTCACCGATGAGCAGCTTGCCGCCGCTGGAGTGGCCCCGAAGCTTGTGAAAGATCCTCGGTATGTGAAGGCGCGCGCGGTGCTGGACGGGATAGACATGTTCGACGCCTCTTTTTTCGGATTCACGGAGTTGGAGGCGCGCCAGACGGACCCGCAGCACAGGCTGTTTCTCGAATGCGCGTGGGAGGCGATGGAGGACGCGGGGTATGACTCCACCAAGTACTCCGGAAGGATCGGCGTTTTCGGCGGGTGCGGGTTCAACTCCTACCTTGCTCTAAACTTGTCCGAGGGACTCGATGCCGGCGATCCGGCCGGGGCCTATGGGCTTTACATTGGCAACGACAAGGATTTCCTGTCCACGCGCGTGGCGTACAAATTAAACCTCACGGGGCCGGCCGTCACCGTGAACAGCGCGTGCTCCACCTCCCTTGTGGCGGTCCATTTGGCCTGCCAGAGCCTTCTTTCATACCAGTGCGACATGGCGCTGGCCGGAGGCTCCTCTGTCAACGCCCGGCAGATGGAAGGGTACCTTTACGAGGAGGGGATGATTTTAAGCCCAGACGGCCATTGCAGGGCCTTTGACGCAAAAAGCTCCGGCATCGTGCCGGGAAGCGGGACGGGGATCGTCGCGCTCAAACGGCTGGAGGACGCGCTGCGCGACGGCGACACGGTGAACGCGGTGATATTGGGCTCCGCGGTGAACAACGACGGCGCCGTGAAGGCCGGGTACACCGCCCCCAGCGTGGACGGGCAGGCGAAAGTGATAAGCGAGGCCATCGCCATCGCCGGGGTCGAGCCTGAGACCATAAGTTATGTGGAGGCGCACGGCACCGGTACGCCGATGGGCGACCCGATAGAGATCGCGGCGCTCACGCAGGCTTTTGGGACCGGGAAAAAAGCATATTGCGCCATAGGTTCGGTGAAGACTAACATCGGCCACACCGACACGGCGGCGGGGGTGGCCGGACTGATCAAGACCGCGCTGGCGCTTAAAAACCGCGAAATCCCGCCAAGCCTGAACTACACGGCTCCAAACCCGGCGATTGATTTTGCGAACGGGCCGTTTTTCGTGAACGCCAGATTGCGCCCGTGGGAAGCATTGACCGGGCCGCGCAGGGCCGGTGTAAGCTCGTTGGGGATAGGGGGGACGAACGCCCATGTGATCATGGAGCAGGCTCCGGCGCAAAGGGATGCGGGAAAATCGCGCAAATACTATCTTGCCCCCATGTCCGCCAAAACCGGCAAAGCCCTTGAGACGATGCAAGGCGCCATTGCGGAACGGTTGTCCGCCAATCACGTGCCCATCCAGGACGCGGCGTACACCCTTGGCGTGGGCCGCAGGGATTTTGCGGACCGCTCGGCGGTGGTGTGCGCGGGAGCGGATGACGCGGCGCGAAAGTTGAAAAGCGGCGCGGTCATCACAGGCGAGGCGGGAAGCGGGGCTCGGCCTGTTGTCTTCATGTTCCCGGGGCAGGGGGCGCAAAGCGCGAACATGGCGCGGGGACTGTATGAAACGGAGCCTGTGTTCAGGTACGCCATGGACGAATGTTTTGCGATCCTGAGCGGCGTGATGGACACCGATCTTAAATCCATACTCTACCCGTCTCCGGGCATGGAAGCCGAGGCGGCGTGCCAGCTGACTCGCACAAAATACGCCCAACCGGCCCTTTTCGCGGTATGCCGTTCGCTTGCCGTGGTGTGGAGGAAATGGGGCGTGACGCCATGCTGCTCCATCGGGCATAGCGTGGGGGAATATGTGAGCGCGCATCTTGCCGGGGTGTTTTCGCTGGAGGACGCGCTAAAACTTGTTGCGGCGCGGGGAAGGGTCATCGAAAAACAGCCCGGGGGCGCCATGACGGCGGTGTTCATGGACGAGCGGGACATCGCGGGGATCGTCAATGGCGAAATCTCTATCGCCGCAGTGAACGCGCAGGACGTTTGCGTGCTCTCCGGCCCGGTGGCGGCCGTGGAGCGGATTGAGGCGCAGTTCGGATCGCGCTCGATCTCGTTCAAAAGGCTCCACACCTCGCACGCGTTCCACTCGGCGATGATGGAGCCTGCGGTGGCGGAGTTTGAAAAAATCGTCCGCGATATGAAGCTTGACGCTCCGCGCTTTGCGTTCATCTCCAACGTCACGGGAACCTGGATCACCAAAGAGGACGCGGTTGATCCTGCGTACTGGTCGAAACATATCCGGGCAACGGTGCGCTTCTCCGGGGGAGTGCGGGAAATAATGAAAAAGTACGAAGACGCGGCGTTCCTTGAGGCCGGGCCGGGCCGGACGCTCTCGGGCCTCGTTTCGCGGCACGGCGCGAAGTTGTCCGTGGCGTGCCTGCCTCATCCCGGCGAGGAGGTGGACGATGTGGAGAAGGCGCTGGACGCGTTGGGGCGCCTTTGGGTGAATGGCGCCCGGGTGGACTGGCAAGGATTTAATGAAGGCCGGGAGGGGTGCCGCGTGAGCTTGCCGAAATATCCATTCGAGAAAAGACCCTATTGGGCCGGAGGCAAGGCATCCGGCCATGCGAAAGCGGCGCTGGTGAAGGAAACCGACATGTCGCGCTGGTTTTACGTCCCCTCTTGGAAGCGGACTCCTTCTTCGCCAAAGCAGGAAGGAACGGGCGACATCCTTGTATTCACGGACAGGGAAGGGAGCGGCGCTTTCCTTGCCGCCCGGCTGGCGGAGCGCGGGATGAGGGTGACCACCGTATATGGCGGCGAAGCTTACGAGGCGGGCGATGGACATTTCACGGTGCGGCCCGATTCGCCGGAGGATTGCCGGAAACTGTTCGGGGCGCTCGGAACGGTCCCCGGCAGGATCGCCCATCTTTGGGGGATGTCGGCGCAGTCCGGTGAGGAAAGCGTGGACGATGCGCTCGGGCGGGGATTTTACAGTCTGGTCAATATCGTCAAACAGGTGGAAAGCCTTGGCAGGAAGATTGAGATATCTGTTTTCACGCGGGACTTGTGGCGCGTCACCGGAGACGAAAACCTGCGCGTGAATTATTCCACCGTGATGGGGCCGGTGCGGTCGGCCTGGCTGGAGAACGAAAACATAAGCATGCGCAACATTGACTTCGATTCGCGCACCATCCACTCGAAAGGATTCACCACCACGGCGCTGGGGGAGATACTTTCCGGATCGGAAGACCGGGTGGCGGCGTACAGAGGCCGCAGCAGGTGGGTGGAGACATTCGCAAGGCTCCCTCTCGGCCCTGTGGATGCGCGGCCCGGATGGATCCGTGAAAACGGGGCGTACCTTGTCACCGGCGGACTTGGCGCCATCGGGCTTGCGGTGGCCGGGCGCATGGCAGGCGTGCGCGGGGTGAAGCTGATATTGGGGGGGCGCGGGACACTCCCGCCAAAAAGCGAATGGGACGGCATACTGGCGGGCCGGGGAGGGGACCAGGCGGCGCGGCTTGGCGCGTTCATCGCCGGAACCGAGCGCCGGATCAAGGACGCCGCCGGCATACGCACCATAGACATGATCGAAGGATTTGAAGAGCGGATGAACGCGCTTTGTTCGTCCATCGTGGTGGACTATCTTGCGTCGTGCGGGGTGGCGGTCCGCAAGGGCTCTTCCACCTCGGCCGAATCCGTCAAGGCCACTCTTGGGATCATACCTAAATTCGAAAAATTCTATCTTGCCTTCCTTAGGATGCTCGGGGAAGACTCCATCATCCGCGTGGAGCGGGGGGCATTGACGTTCCTGAAAGACGCCGATGAAATTCCACGGTCAAAAGAAATGTCCGCAAAATTGCGCGCGGCCTATCCCGGATTTGAGGGGATGTTGTCGATACTGGAGCATTGCGGCGCAAGCTATAAGGACGCGCTGTCGGGCAAGATCGAGGCGATAAGCGTGCTTTATCCAAAGGGCGGGGCTGGCCTGATGGAAAGCGCGGTGGCCAACACGGAGAAACATACCCAACATGACACATACATAAGCCTGCTGGCCGAAACCGTGGCGCATCTGGCCGCCAAACAGGGCGGAGCGCGCATCCTGGAGTTCGGCGGTGGAAACGGGGCCGTCACGCGCAAGCTCGTCCCGCTTCTTCGCGGGATGGACGTGGAGTATCACTTCACGGACATCGGACGGGCGTTCACAGTGGCCGCCAGAAACAACGCAAAAAAGCATGGCCACGATTTCATGAAATTCGGCGAGCTGGACATAAGCCGCGACCCGGCCTCGCAAGGCTATGAGCCGGGTAGTTTTGACGTTGTGTTCGGGCTGGACGTGGTCCACGCCACCCCAAAAATAGAAGAGACGTTGCGGCAGGTGAAAAAACTGTTGAGGCCCGGCGGCGCGCTTTTATTGGTGGAGTCCACATCTTTCTGTCGCTGGTTTGACATGGCGTGGGGGCTGGCGGAAGGGTGGTGGTATTTTAATGACACTCAGTACCGCGCAGGTTCGCCGCTTGTGCGCGCGGACAAGTGGGAGCTGGCGCTGGCGCGTTGCGGATTCACCGGCGCGCAAGCCTGGCCCAAAGAGGAAACGGAAAGAAACACCAGCGGATGCGCCATGATAACGGCCTTTAACGGAGTTGCGGACGCGCGGGAAGAAGGCCATGGTCTCATTGGCAAGATACAGGCCGTCAGGCGGCTGGAAAGTATGGGCGCCACAGTGGAGACGCTGGGCGCCGATGTGGCCGATTGCGCCCGGTTTGCGGAGGCATTGGCGGCGGCGGAGGAGGTGACCGGCCCCGTATCCGGAGTGATACACGCCGCCGGGCTGGAGGCGAGCGGGACAATCTGCGGCGCCGCGGCGCACAACGCGGCGCGCGAGTTCGCCCCTAAAATCCACGGCATGATCACTCTGGACAAATATTTCGCCCACCGGCGGCTTGATTTCATGGTCCTGTTCTCGTCCCTAAGCTCCGTGACAGGAGGGGCGGGCCAGGCCGGATACGCGGCTTCGAACGCGTATATGGACGCATACGCCCAAAAGCGCCACGCATCGGATGGAGTGACCGTCAGCGTCAACTGGGACATGTGGCGCGGCATGGGCCTGGCCCGGCGGCTGCTTGACCGGATGGAGAAAGTGGCCGGCGGCAAGCTGGACGCCGGGATGAGCGGCGCTCAGGGGGTGGACGCGTTTGAAAGGATCATGAACGGGACTTGCGAGCCGCAGGTGATCGTCTCGACGGCGGACATCCGCCAGGTGATCGCAAAGTCAAAAGAGATGTACTCCAGCCTACTTGACGGAGCGGGTGGCGGGGCTGGACGCAGGCCGGTGAATGACAACCTGGACGCCCTTAGCCAGACGCAACGCGCCGTCGCACGGATATGGATGGACACTCTGGGCGCCGATGTGGCCGGCGTGTCCGACAATTTTATCGAATTGGGCGGGGACTCTTTGACGGCCATAAGGATCGTCTCCCGGATACGGGACGAGTTCGGGGTGGAGGCTCCGGTGCGCATCGTGTTCGAGCGCCCCACCATCGGCCAGTTCGCCGGATGGATTGAAACGGCGATGGGCCCAAGCGGTGGAAACGTTGTTGTGGACGAACTGGAGGAAGGCGAGCTGTGA